One window of the Phormidium ambiguum IAM M-71 genome contains the following:
- a CDS encoding DEAD/DEAH box helicase: MAVLHGSWIDRSQGSYLFIWGETWRRVNPTNLEESTTFLPHPLAMNKQELIAYLQNLGKISKALPPDTLTVENSTAKKGKKKLEESQNNRWQMQVLGLPTRILEADNNLLPLHSGTILNENEEGISSCYLYPWQVEGITLNRQEAREFLTALPLTTINESDSFLGRDLQFWSHIARWSVDLLARCKFLPRLKQLENEFIAVWQPLLDSGVDQVRLENFARQMPAACRTYQALRNEDDSSFISLVLPPEPKELLLSFLSSAIDLQVRTVAKGKSVPTTEKLVQKWLEGLGNESAQLTGENPERLAAILNSWIAPVQPFLTGQSLFRTCFKVHPPGENQQNWTLEYCLQAVDDPEFIVDAATIWQNPVERFIYQGRTIERPQETFLQGLGLASRLMPVIEPSLETATPLFCRLNPLEAYEFIKGGAWRFQDSGLGVILPPSLANRDGWASRLGLSIRAQTPELKPNQRLGLQSLLNFKWQLSIGGQTISKKEFDKLAAQNSPLVEINGEWVELRPQDVKSAKNFFASRKEEMSLSLEDALRLSTGDTQMVEKLPVVSFEASGVLQDLLNALTSNRAVEAIDPPQSFKGELRPYQARGVGWLAFLERWGLGACLADDMGLGKTIQFIAFLLHLKEENALEKPTLLVCPTSVLGNWEREVKKFAPSLKVVLHHGDKRPKGKTFAKAVQDKDLVITSYQLVFRDVKDLQTVSWQGVVLDEAQNIKNPEAKQSQAVRDLEANFRIALTGTPVENRLAELWSILDFLNPGYLGPKNFFQRRFAIPVEKYGDTSSLKTLRSLVQPFILRRLKTDRSIIQDLPEKQEMNVFCGLTAEQAELYQKLVEESLAEIESSEGIQRRGQILALLVKLKQICNHPAQFLKEASLGNQQRSAKLLRLEEMLEEVISEGDRALIFTQFAEWGKLLKPYLEKQFNREMLFLYGSTSKNQREEMIDRFQNDPQAPRVMILSLKAGGTGLNLTRANHVFHFDRWWNPAVENQATDRVFRIGQTRNVQVHKFVCQGTLEEKIHDLIESKKALAEQVVGGGENWLTELDTDQLRNLLLLDRNAVIDSSDF, translated from the coding sequence ATGGCAGTTTTACACGGTAGTTGGATCGATCGATCTCAAGGTAGTTATCTATTTATTTGGGGAGAAACTTGGCGCAGAGTTAATCCAACAAATTTAGAGGAATCAACAACATTTTTACCTCATCCACTGGCAATGAATAAGCAGGAATTAATTGCTTATTTACAGAATTTAGGAAAAATTAGCAAGGCGTTACCACCTGATACATTAACTGTTGAGAACAGTACAGCTAAGAAAGGCAAAAAGAAGCTTGAAGAAAGCCAAAACAATCGTTGGCAAATGCAAGTTTTAGGATTACCAACTCGAATCTTGGAAGCAGATAATAATTTGTTGCCTCTGCATTCGGGAACTATATTAAATGAAAATGAAGAAGGGATATCTTCTTGTTATTTGTATCCTTGGCAAGTGGAAGGAATTACTTTAAATAGACAGGAAGCGAGAGAATTTTTAACTGCTTTGCCACTGACAACTATTAATGAATCAGATTCTTTTTTGGGCAGAGATTTGCAGTTTTGGAGTCATATCGCCAGGTGGAGTGTAGATTTATTAGCAAGGTGCAAGTTTTTACCGAGATTGAAACAGTTAGAAAATGAATTCATTGCTGTTTGGCAACCTTTACTTGATAGTGGAGTGGATCAAGTTAGGTTGGAAAATTTTGCTAGACAAATGCCTGCTGCTTGTCGTACTTATCAAGCGTTGAGAAATGAGGATGATTCGTCATTTATTAGTTTAGTATTACCGCCAGAACCTAAAGAATTGCTGCTGAGTTTTTTAAGCAGCGCGATCGATCTACAAGTACGAACTGTAGCGAAAGGAAAATCTGTACCAACAACAGAAAAATTGGTGCAAAAATGGTTAGAAGGATTGGGAAATGAGTCAGCGCAATTAACCGGAGAAAACCCAGAACGTTTAGCTGCAATTTTAAATTCTTGGATTGCACCTGTACAACCATTTTTAACAGGACAAAGTTTATTTCGCACTTGTTTTAAAGTGCATCCTCCCGGAGAAAATCAGCAAAATTGGACTTTAGAATATTGTTTGCAAGCTGTTGACGATCCTGAATTTATTGTCGATGCTGCAACAATTTGGCAGAATCCAGTTGAACGTTTTATTTATCAAGGAAGAACTATAGAACGTCCCCAAGAAACTTTTCTGCAAGGGTTGGGTTTAGCTTCTCGATTAATGCCAGTAATTGAACCGAGTTTAGAAACTGCTACGCCGCTATTTTGTCGCTTGAATCCGTTAGAAGCTTATGAGTTTATTAAAGGAGGCGCGTGGCGTTTTCAAGATAGTGGTTTAGGGGTAATTTTACCACCAAGTTTGGCAAATCGGGATGGTTGGGCGAGTCGTTTGGGTTTAAGTATTCGCGCCCAAACTCCTGAATTAAAACCGAATCAACGCTTAGGTTTGCAAAGTTTATTAAATTTCAAATGGCAGTTATCTATTGGTGGGCAAACTATTTCTAAAAAAGAGTTTGACAAATTAGCTGCACAGAATAGTCCGCTGGTAGAAATTAATGGAGAATGGGTGGAATTACGCCCGCAAGATGTGAAGTCAGCGAAGAATTTCTTTGCTTCTCGAAAAGAGGAAATGTCGCTTTCTTTAGAAGATGCTTTACGTCTCAGTACAGGTGATACGCAAATGGTAGAAAAATTGCCTGTGGTGAGTTTTGAAGCTTCGGGAGTTTTGCAAGATTTGTTGAATGCTTTAACAAGTAATCGGGCGGTAGAGGCGATAGATCCTCCCCAATCTTTCAAAGGAGAATTACGCCCTTACCAAGCAAGAGGTGTAGGTTGGTTAGCATTTTTAGAACGCTGGGGATTAGGTGCTTGTTTAGCGGACGATATGGGCCTTGGAAAAACGATCCAGTTTATTGCTTTTCTACTACATTTAAAAGAAGAGAATGCACTAGAAAAACCGACTCTTTTAGTGTGTCCAACTTCAGTTTTAGGTAACTGGGAAAGGGAAGTTAAAAAGTTTGCCCCTAGTTTAAAAGTTGTATTACATCACGGTGATAAACGTCCTAAAGGAAAAACGTTTGCCAAAGCAGTTCAGGATAAAGATTTGGTAATTACTAGTTATCAATTAGTTTTCCGAGATGTTAAAGATTTACAAACTGTTTCTTGGCAAGGTGTGGTGTTAGATGAAGCGCAAAATATTAAAAATCCAGAGGCGAAACAGTCGCAAGCAGTAAGGGATTTAGAGGCGAATTTTCGGATTGCGCTAACAGGAACTCCGGTGGAAAATAGGTTGGCGGAACTTTGGTCAATTTTGGATTTTCTCAATCCAGGTTATTTGGGGCCAAAGAATTTCTTTCAACGCCGATTTGCCATTCCTGTGGAAAAATATGGGGATACTTCTTCGTTAAAAACTTTACGATCGCTTGTCCAACCTTTCATCCTTCGTCGCTTAAAAACCGATCGCAGTATTATTCAAGATTTGCCCGAAAAACAGGAAATGAATGTATTTTGCGGGTTAACAGCGGAACAAGCAGAATTGTATCAAAAATTAGTCGAAGAGTCTTTGGCGGAAATTGAAAGTTCGGAAGGGATTCAACGGCGCGGTCAAATTTTAGCATTGTTGGTTAAACTGAAGCAAATTTGCAATCATCCAGCGCAATTTTTGAAGGAAGCAAGTTTAGGAAATCAGCAGCGATCGGCAAAACTTCTGCGATTAGAAGAGATGTTAGAAGAAGTGATTTCGGAAGGCGATCGCGCTTTAATCTTTACTCAATTTGCGGAATGGGGAAAACTGTTAAAACCCTATTTAGAAAAGCAATTTAATCGAGAAATGCTGTTTTTATATGGTAGCACTTCTAAGAATCAAAGGGAAGAAATGATCGATCGCTTCCAAAACGATCCGCAAGCGCCAAGAGTAATGATTCTATCTTTAAAAGCTGGTGGTACTGGGTTGAATTTAACTCGCGCCAATCATGTTTTTCACTTCGATCGATGGTGGAATCCTGCGGTTGAAAATCAGGCAACTGATAGGGTATTTCGGATTGGTCAAACGCGCAATGTACAGGTGCATAAGTTTGTTTGTCAAGGTACATTGGAAGAGAAAATTCATGATTTAATTGAAAGTAAAAAGGCATTGGCGGAACAGGTTGTTGGTGGTGGGGAAAATTGGTTAACGGAGTTAGATACTGACCAGTTAAGGAATTTATTGTTGCTCGATCGCAATGCAGTGATTGATAGTTCGGATTTTTAA
- a CDS encoding SWIM zinc finger family protein: MREYDPGMQRVTKEDNTAISGREWWVERWLELLDKYRFKKRLERARIYAREGNVLSIDFQEQKVFAKVQGTEPEPYQLSIFLEPFSDEQWDYVIETMSEKAIFSAKLLAGEMPKNIEEVFTANGLSLFPFTLEDVRSRCSCPDKANPCKHIGAVYYLLGDRFGEDPFVLFQLRGRSKAQIIEALRKFRSKGKEEQGDKETEIPVNQKVQYPLKIEEFWQYDRPLESGLVVIAPSPVSETILDVLGRIPLGNDETEKSQTNTTQSDAVMQYLDSVYKAVSQQAIISAMTVGE, from the coding sequence ATGAGAGAATACGATCCTGGGATGCAGAGGGTTACAAAGGAAGATAATACTGCTATTTCTGGTCGGGAATGGTGGGTGGAACGATGGTTAGAATTGTTGGATAAGTATCGCTTTAAAAAGCGTTTGGAACGGGCGAGAATTTATGCTAGAGAAGGTAATGTTTTAAGTATTGATTTTCAAGAACAAAAGGTTTTTGCTAAAGTTCAAGGTACGGAACCTGAACCTTATCAACTTTCGATATTTTTGGAACCTTTTAGCGATGAACAGTGGGATTATGTGATTGAAACTATGTCGGAAAAAGCGATTTTTTCGGCTAAGTTATTAGCTGGAGAAATGCCGAAAAATATTGAGGAAGTGTTTACTGCTAATGGTTTAAGTTTGTTTCCTTTTACTTTGGAAGATGTGCGGAGTCGTTGCAGTTGTCCTGATAAGGCAAATCCTTGTAAACATATTGGGGCGGTTTATTATTTGTTAGGCGATCGCTTTGGTGAAGATCCTTTTGTATTATTTCAATTGCGAGGACGTAGTAAAGCACAAATTATTGAAGCTTTACGCAAGTTTCGCAGCAAGGGGAAAGAGGAACAAGGAGACAAAGAAACTGAGATTCCGGTAAATCAAAAGGTGCAATATCCTTTAAAAATTGAGGAGTTTTGGCAGTACGATCGACCTTTAGAATCAGGTTTAGTTGTAATTGCACCATCACCAGTTAGCGAAACAATTTTAGATGTTTTGGGTAGAATTCCTTTAGGTAATGATGAAACAGAAAAATCTCAAACAAATACTACTCAATCTGATGCAGTAATGCAATATTTAGATTCAGTTTATAAGGCGGTTAGTCAACAAGCGATTATTTCAGCAATGACGGTGGGAGAATAA
- a CDS encoding pentapeptide repeat-containing protein encodes MNEQQVNLGSLFSRIEQLEQQLLMVKKYYTGLKRQLDLVTEQFNNRPELQEWDVLKGEFTELKKQLSDRTFNSQPLDLPPNNDTKEDAEIVKEFFARVDRQLQQDSPTPTFEASQELTNNNEQVVTFTNEEIDAVEQETEFTVFTDEEFKIERMLLLLMRDETDENRAISAEAFLMRCQEGEKDFTGINLATSDFSKKSISWEFNLSRANLTGANLSYGSFSSLNLSEANLENADLYKAHLHSSNLENANLKNANLSEVNLVNADMRRANLIETDLCKVNLQDAKLTEANLRNANLSKAKLISANLNNANLSKAILIEADLRSAKLRNANLMGADLTKANLRGTSQYNNQVVDFYGANLKGVKLQQALYDENTRFPVGFNPSEAGAYLIAPGVSLQNADLSGADLSGANLTEANLKGANFSKAKLNSANLSGANLSGVNLQGAYMNQINLSCANLTGFNLIKAELVGADLSVAILNKTDLREAKLSSAKLRGADLKEADLRAADLNNADLSGANLTGAKLGGANLYYTKLVGAIMPDGTVHE; translated from the coding sequence ATGAATGAGCAACAAGTGAATTTAGGCTCGTTGTTTTCGAGAATTGAACAACTCGAACAGCAACTTCTTATGGTTAAAAAATATTATACAGGGCTGAAACGTCAATTAGACTTGGTGACAGAACAGTTTAATAATAGACCAGAATTACAAGAATGGGATGTTTTAAAAGGGGAGTTTACTGAGCTTAAAAAGCAGCTTAGCGATCGCACTTTCAACTCCCAACCTCTCGATTTGCCTCCTAACAATGATACAAAAGAAGATGCGGAAATAGTTAAGGAGTTTTTTGCAAGGGTCGATCGACAATTACAACAAGATTCCCCCACCCCAACATTTGAAGCATCTCAGGAATTAACGAATAATAATGAGCAGGTTGTAACTTTTACCAATGAAGAAATTGATGCTGTTGAACAAGAAACAGAATTTACAGTTTTTACTGATGAAGAATTCAAAATTGAGAGAATGTTGCTGTTATTAATGAGAGATGAGACTGATGAAAACCGTGCTATTAGTGCTGAAGCATTTTTGATGCGTTGTCAAGAAGGAGAGAAAGATTTTACAGGAATTAACCTAGCAACCTCTGATTTTAGTAAAAAAAGTATTAGTTGGGAATTTAACTTAAGTAGAGCTAACTTAACTGGAGCAAATTTAAGTTATGGCAGCTTTAGTAGTCTAAATTTGAGTGAAGCAAATCTAGAGAATGCAGATCTTTATAAGGCGCATTTACATTCATCAAATCTAGAAAATGCAAACCTAAAAAACGCCAACTTAAGTGAAGTCAATCTAGTTAATGCAGATATGAGAAGAGCTAACCTCATTGAAACAGATTTATGTAAAGTTAATCTACAAGATGCAAAGCTAACTGAAGCAAACTTAAGAAATGCAAACCTGAGTAAAGCTAAACTAATTAGCGCCAACTTGAATAACGCTAATCTCAGTAAAGCAATACTAATAGAGGCAGATTTACGCTCGGCAAAACTAAGAAATGCTAACCTAATGGGAGCCGATCTAACTAAAGCAAACCTTCGAGGAACTAGCCAATACAACAACCAAGTTGTAGACTTTTACGGAGCTAACCTTAAAGGAGTGAAGTTACAACAAGCTCTTTATGATGAAAATACTAGATTTCCTGTAGGTTTTAATCCTAGCGAGGCAGGAGCATATTTAATCGCTCCTGGTGTATCCTTGCAAAATGCTGACTTAAGTGGTGCAGACCTGAGTGGAGCAAACTTAACTGAAGCAAACTTAAAAGGAGCAAATTTCAGTAAAGCAAAACTAAATTCTGCTAATTTGAGTGGAGCTAATTTAAGTGGTGTAAACCTTCAGGGAGCCTATATGAATCAGATTAATTTGAGTTGTGCCAATCTGACTGGATTCAATCTAATTAAAGCAGAGTTAGTTGGCGCTGATCTGAGTGTAGCTATTTTGAATAAAACAGACCTGCGTGAAGCAAAGCTCTCTAGTGCCAAATTAAGAGGGGCAGATTTAAAAGAAGCTGATCTCCGTGCAGCAGACTTAAATAATGCAGATTTATCTGGCGCAAATTTGACTGGAGCTAAACTCGGAGGAGCTAACTTATACTATACTAAATTGGTTGGTGCAATTATGCCTGATGGCACAGTTCACGAGTAA
- a CDS encoding PCP reductase family protein encodes MTDSDLTGGLQWTAEAKIKLKNIPFFVRTQARQRIEQLAREAELEVVTPEIVEQARSEFGQ; translated from the coding sequence ATGACGGATTCTGATTTAACTGGTGGTTTACAGTGGACTGCTGAAGCGAAGATAAAGCTGAAAAATATTCCCTTTTTTGTGCGTACTCAAGCAAGACAACGCATTGAACAATTGGCGCGAGAAGCTGAATTAGAGGTGGTAACACCGGAAATTGTGGAACAAGCGCGATCGGAATTTGGACAGTAA
- a CDS encoding FG-GAP repeat domain-containing protein, which yields MRPNISKNFGTAPFLSRDRQMNKRTQLTSGISAFATNLLANEPQQLNQPVSTSLDLTQTFFLNSLPGANHTIYLDFNGHRTTGTYWNTEYEIGEINTPAFDLDGAAAFSEAEQQRIQHIWQRVAEDFIPFNINVTTQEPTNINDLIKSDATQDTRWGVRVVIGGSSAWAAQKLGQEVGGLAYINEFNKTSSNQPGIDTPAFVFTIFQDPANNALEKNTAETISHEVGHTLGLDHHGRFKMDRYGRIIINEEYYEGHGSGETGWAPIMGTGFNRNLTQWSKGEYANADKGPTKKSFQDDLQIITTRNGFSYRVDDTSNDISKAKPLNTSVASALSVSGNGIIERSEDVDFYSFITTGGWITLDIQPANRGANLDILAEIYNYDGRIASSNPVDSLSANISVNLSPGTYYLKIDGVGKGDPLTTGYSDYGSLGQYFINGTGNFIPSSVLERWATRQGGFWDGQQWLAGDFNGDGKDDVAKAFNDNGLASVDVHLSNGSSFTPQRWATYQGGFWDGQQWLAGDFNGDGKDDVAKAFNDNGLASVDVHLSNGSSFTPQRWATYQGGFWDGQQWLTGDFNGDGKDDVAKAFNDNGLASMDVHLSNGSSFTPQRWATYQGGFWDGQQWLTGDFNGDGKDDMAKAFTDEGLASVDVHLSNGSSFNIQRWGTRQGGFWDAQQWLAGDFNGIGRDEISKAFTDNGLASIDVHTFV from the coding sequence ATGCGCCCAAATATCAGCAAAAATTTTGGCACTGCTCCTTTTTTGTCACGCGATCGACAAATGAACAAGCGCACTCAATTAACATCCGGGATTTCTGCTTTCGCAACCAATCTACTCGCCAACGAACCACAACAACTCAACCAACCTGTATCAACCTCTTTAGACCTGACGCAAACCTTCTTTTTAAACAGTTTACCCGGAGCCAATCACACAATATATTTAGATTTCAACGGACATAGAACCACTGGTACTTACTGGAACACAGAATACGAAATAGGAGAAATTAACACCCCTGCGTTTGATTTAGACGGAGCAGCCGCCTTTAGCGAAGCTGAACAACAAAGAATTCAGCATATTTGGCAGCGTGTCGCAGAGGATTTTATTCCGTTTAATATTAACGTTACAACCCAAGAGCCAACAAATATCAATGACTTAATTAAAAGCGACGCAACACAAGATACTCGCTGGGGCGTTCGTGTTGTAATAGGTGGCAGTAGCGCTTGGGCTGCTCAAAAATTGGGACAAGAAGTTGGAGGACTAGCTTACATTAATGAATTCAACAAGACTTCTTCAAATCAGCCAGGTATTGACACTCCTGCCTTTGTTTTTACTATCTTTCAAGACCCAGCAAATAACGCATTAGAAAAAAATACGGCTGAAACTATTTCCCATGAAGTAGGTCATACTTTGGGACTCGACCATCATGGACGATTTAAAATGGATCGATATGGCCGAATTATTATTAATGAAGAATACTACGAAGGACATGGTAGTGGCGAAACTGGCTGGGCACCAATCATGGGAACTGGCTTCAATCGAAACTTAACCCAGTGGAGTAAAGGCGAATATGCTAACGCCGATAAAGGCCCTACTAAAAAATCATTTCAAGACGATTTACAAATTATTACCACTCGCAATGGATTTAGTTACCGCGTTGATGATACTAGCAATGACATAAGTAAAGCCAAGCCACTAAATACTTCCGTTGCATCTGCTCTTTCTGTAAGTGGTAATGGCATTATTGAGCGAAGTGAAGATGTAGATTTTTATAGTTTTATCACCACTGGTGGCTGGATTACCTTGGATATACAGCCTGCTAATCGTGGCGCGAATTTAGACATTTTGGCGGAAATATACAATTATGACGGTCGAATTGCATCATCTAATCCAGTCGATTCACTATCTGCAAATATATCCGTAAATCTCTCACCAGGAACTTATTATTTGAAAATTGATGGAGTAGGAAAAGGAGATCCTTTAACTACAGGTTATTCAGATTACGGTAGTTTGGGACAATATTTTATTAATGGTACTGGTAATTTTATTCCTTCCAGTGTTTTAGAAAGATGGGCAACTCGTCAAGGTGGTTTTTGGGACGGTCAACAATGGTTAGCTGGCGATTTTAATGGTGATGGCAAAGATGATGTAGCTAAAGCTTTTAATGACAATGGTTTAGCAAGTGTAGATGTTCATCTTTCTAATGGTTCGAGTTTTACCCCTCAAAGATGGGCTACTTATCAAGGTGGTTTTTGGGACGGTCAACAGTGGTTAGCTGGTGATTTTAATGGCGATGGCAAAGATGATGTAGCTAAAGCTTTTAATGACAATGGTTTAGCAAGTGTAGATGTTCATCTTTCTAATGGTTCGAGTTTTACCCCTCAAAGATGGGCTACTTATCAAGGTGGTTTTTGGGACGGTCAACAGTGGTTAACTGGTGATTTTAATGGCGATGGCAAAGATGATGTAGCTAAAGCTTTTAATGACAATGGTTTAGCTAGTATGGATGTTCATCTTTCTAATGGTTCGAGTTTTACCCCTCAAAGATGGGCTACTTATCAAGGTGGTTTTTGGGACGGTCAACAGTGGTTAACTGGTGATTTTAATGGTGATGGTAAAGATGATATGGCTAAAGCTTTTACTGATGAAGGTTTAGCAAGTGTAGATGTTCATCTTTCTAATGGTTCGAGTTTTAATATTCAGAGATGGGGAACTCGTCAAGGTGGTTTTTGGGATGCTCAACAGTGGTTAGCTGGTGATTTTAATGGGATAGGAAGGGATGAAATCAGTAAAGCTTTTACTGATAATGGTTTAGCCAGCATTGATGTTCATACTTTTGTCTAA
- a CDS encoding tellurite resistance TerB family protein, which produces MVKYQEIFDVEITSKQKLTPEEAVAAIVMVAVYANGQPSEEENEEAINIINTQDIFDSYSVDEFQEMIDKITKLLNEEGIGVLFRTAAESITDDLGEIAFQAVAEMVLVDQKIDEDEESFLSQLAEALDISEDVAQDMIDELIDEDEEAFS; this is translated from the coding sequence GTGGTGAAGTATCAAGAAATCTTTGATGTAGAGATTACTAGCAAACAAAAGCTGACTCCAGAAGAAGCGGTGGCGGCGATCGTCATGGTAGCAGTTTACGCTAATGGTCAACCTTCGGAAGAAGAAAATGAGGAAGCGATTAATATTATCAATACTCAAGATATTTTCGACAGTTACTCAGTTGATGAGTTTCAAGAGATGATTGATAAAATTACTAAACTTTTGAATGAAGAAGGAATTGGCGTTTTATTCAGAACCGCAGCGGAATCAATTACTGATGATTTGGGAGAAATTGCGTTTCAAGCAGTCGCAGAAATGGTATTAGTCGATCAGAAAATTGATGAAGATGAGGAAAGCTTTTTGTCTCAGTTAGCGGAAGCCTTGGATATTTCTGAAGATGTGGCACAGGATATGATTGATGAGTTAATTGATGAGGACGAAGAAGCATTTTCTTAA
- a CDS encoding histone deacetylase, translated as MLPIIYSDEFLLHDTGSFHPERPQRLTAIVEALKDVPFADQLKWQLPTPVANRDVMPWLQKVHTQEHIDRVESIAKRGGGNLDGDTPVSAYSYDIALLAVNAWLDGVDRVLTTEDPAFVLARPPGHHAERDRGMGFCLFSNAAIAAVYALEQPDIKRVAILDWDVHHGNGTQNFVEHHPKLAYCSLHQSPCYPGTGKADERGEYKNVLNIPLPPGSAIGEYQKAFELEVMPFLSIYRPDLLIVSAGYDANADDPLARIDLQPDDFAIFTEYCLKLTRRIVFGLEGGYDLAALAESVVATIEQCLV; from the coding sequence ATGTTACCAATAATTTATTCTGACGAGTTTTTATTGCATGATACTGGTTCATTTCATCCAGAACGTCCGCAACGCTTGACTGCAATTGTGGAAGCGTTGAAAGATGTTCCATTTGCTGACCAGTTAAAGTGGCAATTACCAACACCTGTGGCAAATAGAGATGTGATGCCTTGGCTACAAAAAGTACATACTCAGGAACATATTGACAGGGTGGAATCAATTGCTAAACGTGGTGGGGGAAATTTGGATGGTGATACTCCGGTTTCGGCTTATAGTTATGATATTGCGTTGTTAGCGGTAAATGCTTGGTTGGATGGAGTCGATCGCGTTTTGACAACGGAAGATCCGGCTTTTGTGTTGGCGCGTCCACCGGGACATCATGCGGAACGCGATCGGGGAATGGGTTTTTGTTTATTTTCCAATGCTGCGATCGCAGCTGTTTACGCTTTAGAACAACCAGACATTAAACGAGTAGCAATTTTAGATTGGGATGTGCATCACGGCAATGGGACACAAAACTTTGTCGAACATCATCCTAAATTAGCCTATTGTTCGCTGCATCAATCGCCTTGTTATCCCGGAACAGGTAAAGCAGACGAACGAGGTGAATATAAAAATGTGTTAAATATTCCTCTCCCACCAGGTAGTGCTATTGGAGAATATCAAAAGGCATTTGAATTGGAAGTAATGCCATTTTTATCCATTTATCGCCCAGATTTGCTAATTGTTAGTGCCGGATATGATGCCAATGCTGACGATCCTTTAGCCAGAATTGATTTGCAACCTGATGATTTTGCTATCTTTACAGAGTATTGCTTAAAGTTAACTCGGCGGATTGTTTTTGGTTTAGAGGGAGGTTACGATTTAGCAGCTTTAGCTGAATCTGTAGTAGCAACTATTGAACAGTGTTTAGTTTAG